The DNA sequence agaaagagacaggaaagAGGCGGAGGAGCAGTGAGGAAGAAGTGGAGGGAAGGCACGAGAGACAGAGCAGTGGAATCATCAcaaggagaaagaaagtgagGGGGAATGTAGAAGggcagaggaaggaggggggggggggggagaaataCTAAGGAGGGGAGAGAAGTGGAGGAGGGAAAGGAAATGGATgggtgagagaggagggaggcagggttggtaataaTAAGGAgtaagaaggagaagaaacaaaaaaagaaaaaaatcttggAGGAGGGTGCACAAACTGAGGCgagaagaaaaggggggaggTTGAGGAGGGGAATCAGAGCAGATACTCAGGAGGTGTGAAGGAAGAGAAAGTAGTggagaagcagagaagaagaggagcaaatGACGGGATggtaagaaagaaaaggagtgTAGGAAGGAGCAGGACTGTGGAGGGGGAAAAGGGTGGGTGACAAACAAGAGAGAGATCAAGGGTGGAGATGTAGGCTATAGCTGAGGTGGGAACATGTGCAAACagggatgatgaagaggaggtggggaaggaaggaggaggtgatggcaaagagaaagtggagaaaaaaaataaaggagtaGGATAACAGGCTGTTACATGTCAGCAGCAGACACTTATGAAGGTAGCAGCAGgttatttgtatgtgtgttaaaTTGTGTGTGCTGCCAGCATCAGGTGTGAGATATCCTGCTAAAGCAATCAGAAAcattccattcacacacacacacacacacacacacacacacacacactcaacactcGTCAACCTGTGCACATGTAGGCTACtaatgcacacgcacacacacaaaaaaggtaGAACATTTGAattgttggacattttaaatgaaataaaaataatcaagtaTGCTGAAACTTGTTATCTGAGTCATCATCCATGCACACAGCAGAGTGAGGACTTGATAACACTTtctcatgtacacacacacacacctctaggTTCAATTGTACCCCACACTCCCCCCCTGCCCTcttctccaccaccaccaccatgcATACATCAGTGCAAGTCTGGACAGCCTGCCTCAGCACAGCGATGCACAGCTGACGAATCCCTCCGCCGACACACTGGCAAGTAGTCCCTAATTTATGGGATTTTGGATAGATTGGAGATTAACATTCTAAAACATCCTCCTACATTTACTACACACCACAGACAATTCCTCCTCTTTCTATTTTAAAGATATAAACGTAAGCAAAGTGTTAATTGTAaggtaattattattataaactggattttttttttttttttgccaaagccTTTCAGTACGATGCTTGTGGAAGAAACACGCTGTTACGTGTCAAATATGACGCTTAGCAGtgaataattttaaaaaaaaagggagaagatATAAGTAATAGTTTGACGggactactttttgtcaatCCAAACGGCTGTGTTGGGAGGAGGCGAACCACATCGGGGCGGATGTCCACCTCACTTTTCCCCGGGTGTTGTCCGGTCTCcccggcacacacacacacacacacacacacacacggctgcaGTTCACTTCATTGTACTGACTGCGCTCATCAATTAGGCAagaaataagattttttttttttttaaaggattaacCAAATTTCCTGTGAGCACTTCGGAGAGGACGTTTTACACCGCGGACGGAAGGTGCGGATTAAGTTTTTGAGTGCGGGGGGGAAAACGCCGGAGAGAAACGACACACAGGTACGGTGTAACTGTTATCGCCACTTCCAACTACGTTACTAATGTAACGCAGGGGTACTAGCCCGCAAGCTaagtggctaacattagcatcccGATGACCAACTCGGTTTGACTCCAGATGCACTTTGATGACTACAGGGGGGGAGgtcgtctctttttttttattcctgagtGTCTGAAAATGACTCTGATTGTTCAAACTAGCAGTTTGCAGCTACACGTCCCGACAACTCGGAGTTTTTAATAATCTAAAGGGCGAATTATTGTTGAGTTCACATCAGCACCAGACAGCAGCTTCAGCGTGGGGAAAACAAAAGGACTTCAAagtgtgacacacacaaaaaaaaaaaaacgccaagATGACTGCTTAGGAAAAGATGTGGAAGTTGATTGATTTAGCAAAGTAAGCAATGCAAAGCCATTTTAGTCCATCACTGTgaggtttaatttatttattaacttatTTACACAAAACCAAGAATGGGAAAATTCAAAACAGGATGGAAGAGCTGTAGTGTTGTCTTtaccagatacacacacacacacacaaaaatgattaTAGGAGATTATTagacatttgcaaaaaaaataaaaaataaatacacatgcaTTTAAACTTAATAAACGtgaagcagtgtgtgtgctgtgggttttgtgtgtgtgtgtgtgtgtgtgtgtgtgtgtgtgtgtgtgtgtgtgtgttatcatgCATTGCCATGTCAGATTTAaaaaggggggagaaaaaaagttatttagaTAGAGATagtcaaattaaattattaagaatAAAAACTGAGTTAAATTGTGCTTTTCAATAACAGACTCGACCATTTCTCGTACAATTGTTTTTGACTATTTTGGCTCATAACAGTTGACGAATCTGCCAGAGATCGAGGCTACTACAGCCGTGCCTGAGTCGAGGCTATACTACCTTAaaactctctttaaaaaaaaaaaaaagtgaaccgGGGGTGAGATTATACACATCAAGACTCCATTGTAAGATGCAGCTGCACAAAATTAAAAGATGTGGAGATGTAGAAAATCGACGTGTTCATGTTCGGATAATAAGTTTATGGTGAAGTTAGAGGGGGCAGCTGTTGTGGGTTTTTGAGGGGGCTAGATAGACAAAGACCCCCAGAGTGCCTCAGACACTCTCGTATTGTCTGATGGAGTTTGGTAGATGTAGTATAATCTCTGGGGTTGTAGAGATTTCCCccttgcacccccccccccctccccccttgtTAAAAGACACATCAGAGCAGGTTTAATCTGAAGAATATGGAACATAAATTCATGTAGATCGTCTGCTGTGCCATATAAATCCGCGTCGTTGCTTTGTTCTGGTCGCAGTTCAAGTTAGGTTACTGACGACGAAGTTGCTCGTGTGTTTGGTGGAGGAAAACTAGGGCGATTCGCTGCACAGACtttagtttgttgttgtgttgtttctacATCCATGTGCGAGTATGATcggtgttttctttgtgttcacctctgggggtttttttttttggagggacTTACTCTCTgcttgtgtgtggatgtgtgtgtcctgagCTGACCGTCTAGTCTTTTGTGCTACTGTGTAGACTCGCTGccctggaggaaacacacacagagagagagagagagggagagacaacGAGGCTGGGCCACGTAGTGATAACTGGCTCTGACTGTGGATGACACTTTAAACGAGAGTCCCCTTCATGAAGGAGGACCCTCGTGTTGTTCTTCAGAAGATGCCCCTTGTCTGATATGATGGGTTTCCTAAGCACGTCTCAACATTCACACGTGTCCACGTAGTTGCTTATGTAAGATGTGCTGCAGACTGAATAGAAATGAGTATTGCAACAGATTTTCATTTTGCAGAAATGAAACGGGGCTAAAAATTGAGTTGTCACATTTGGAGATCTTTAATAGAGCATGAGCGATGGAGGAAGTCTGAGCTTGATAATGATACAGATTTTAAAGAGGGCAAACTCACCAGTTACAGAAATTGCAATCAaatatagtgttttattttttacttgaaCGATTATAGCCGATAAATAATCTGGATTGTAAATGGATTTTGGAAGGAATTGGCTGTGCAGAGaaacgcagaagaagaagaagaagaaggctgaTTTCCTGTCTAAGTAACTGTAATGGAGAACATGTTACGATACAATAAGTCTAGCAGTTCTTGTGAAGGTCACTGTCTACTCCGCTGTGATACTCCTCCACATTGTACTGCGGACGACGttaagaggattgtaaaaaaaatggagatgCGATGCCGACTGATGGACAAAATTGCAATGtcatttctgaaaaaagaatgtttttctccataatagtttaaaaaaaaaaaaaaaaatgtaatacaaaGTTTGCATAGCGGCGAGTGATGATGAGGGTCCTCCAGAGATAAGAGGAGTTATGACTGAGCTCTTATTATAGAAATTTAGAGAGTGCTTCCAAGGTGGCATCATAAGGTGCTGTGTGATTTCATTTTCGATGATAGTCTAGGAGAGATCAAATCACGATGGTGATTGGTTATTCATATCTCATgtctatgtttgtttttgcagccatGCCCTCAGTGATGGAGCGCTCGGGGTCCGGGGTCCTGTCCAGGAGCAGAGCTAAGACTGTAACCAATGGCAACAGCCAACCCCACTCGGAAGAGGAGAGCAGCGATGAAGAGCATGCTCACGGTAGGAACACGGACACACGTCAAACTTCGCACTACCTTCTTTCTACTGACCGCTTagccaaaggaaaaaaaaaaagttagaggGGACTTCATGTGTGGCTCTGCTTtttcgagaaaaaaaaaactggaggcTCATGTAACGTGTACAGAACATTCTGTCAATAAAGATTTCCTGACCTCcaacctgctctgtgtgtgtcaggaagCACGGCAAGAATTGGgtcacttatttaaaaaaaaaaaaactggttgcACAGTTTAGCCCACGAGCACTTCAGTTGCAAAGGGAGAAATTAAAAGAGAGACACGCGCATATAATGAAATCTTTTGTGCAGCAAAGTTTTCCACGCTCCATCTGTGATAGTTTGCTCACTGCATGCGGTTTTTACACTTAacactgttttctgttcgtcggAAAGTCTGTCTCCGTGTGCAAAGATTCCCCCGTTAAGTATAACCCATATAAACCAAGGTTAGGATTAGGGTCCATTTCAGTGAGCGCCCCTTATCATGCGATAGAGATAGCCTAGGAAACTGTTGGCCACGCAAGTATCAACAAAGAAAAGGGTCACGGAATTGATCACAGGTCGATCTTTTTGTTCAGTTCTGCAGAAATTGGTGTATCTGCCGGCTGGGAGAACTGTCAAATGCTGTGCAGCCTTCCCGGCGTATTTTAATCATCAGTCGAGTCGGGTCAGAGTCActagcctcctcctcctcctcctctagcTGCTCTATTTATTTCTCAGAGAAATCTGCTGGaccacttccttttttttttcgagaGAGAGACGCAGTAACAGCCAAAAAAGGGGTTAGGGTTGTTCAAAAGATTTGTCGGGTTTGCCGACGTCTCCGGATAGGACCACGTGAAACACAAACGCGATCCCGGTGTGGAGCCGTGTCATGCCTGCCGCTTCGGTTGCGTTTGCTGCTTTGCTGCAGTGCTTCTTTGGTCCTCGTCAACCGGCGTCCTCTCCTTCTCGCCTTCTCTCCTCCACCCCCTTCCCACACTCTTCCATCCTTGTTATGCTCTGCCCACATACATCTCTTCCCTTCTCCATTCTCTCCCTCACCCCGCTGACTTGCCGGTGATCTTTCATGTTTTAACCGCTGTGTGTACTTGCCGCACAGACTTAAGAGATATCATTAGATCCAACGTAACAGCTTAGCCGTTCGGCGGTTTAGGGAGATCACTTTTCATTTATCAATCACCTCTCCATcgtttattcccccccccccccctgtttgtTTGCATCCTTTCACGCTGCGTTTCCCCCCCTTCCAACCTAgaagtttcttcttttctcacccacttcctgcctctctccacccatagactccagTTCCCAtcaccccctctcctcccttcctGTCCTCTGTCCCTGAGGAAACAGTAAtgtgtccctcctcctcccagtcTGCTTCGCTGCTGCTCTCACAGTGTCTCCCTTCGCTTTGCCTTCATGCTCTTAACCACAGCACTAATGACTTAATGTTCACCGTCAGCTCTTTCACTTTcagctctctgcctctgtccaATTCTGTCTGTGCATCCGTCACTATGAGAAAGAAACACGGATGATTGAATTGTTTACTTAGACTTTTGAGTGACATAAAATGTTGCGACTAATCAAGTTCAAGGAATTAGTGCAAGACAGCAACAGACAAGGAAACTGATTTGGCCTTTTAGGTTACTCGTGACATAAAACAGATAATCccctgaaacaaacagaaaaaggtttgtgtttttacagtttggAAAAAGAGGGAAGAACAGCTCAATcatcttgttgttgttagtAGTGCTTAACAAAACTGCAAACCCTGATCCCACAGTTACGGGATTTGAGAAGAATACTTTACCCATGTCTGCCCTCTACTGTAAGGCATTGCATGTGAGAGAGAAAATCTTTTTGGGTTGCACTGCTGATTGCCTCTGAGTTACGGTCACCAATTGTACTTTAAAAGCTGTTAATATACTTGACTGCTCTCCCCAAGCAGTAATGAAGCTGTTAAAGGGTCGAGCAAATCTaaatatttcagatattttgtGCGTGTTTGTATTAGAGAGATGGGACTGTGGATAGAATTGGaagtcagggagggagagagtggggaatgacatgcaggaaatgagctACAGGTCTGATTCGACCCCGGGTTGCTcacttcgaggactacagcctccgtacatggggtttGCATACTAACCACGCAGCCAGCAGCATCCGGTATTCCAGATAATTAATTAACGCTATCACTTATTTAGTATGTCATAACACTGATGACACTCATTCCATCTCCCCTGATGTCTCTCTTTGTTATCTGTACAGCTCTACCCACcatcaggaaaataaaaagtcatatttgttttctctctctctctctctctctcgctctctctctttgtctacAGACAGCATGATCAGAGTGGGAGGAGACTACCAAGCTCAGATTCCAGAGTTCAAACCAGGTGAGATGGCACAGAggaaagcaggagagagagagagtgagagagagagaggatcaggGCTGAGAGGGAAACATGGACGTGAGGAGAAATGTGTGTGACATTGAAATGAATGAAGGAGAATGCAGATGATGAGAACAATGAAAGTCGATTGACCAGTGTTACactgaaacatcaaagaaagaaaggaagtaTTTCTCTTAAACAGATAGTGTAACTAGTTTCTTTTTTAGTCCTTTGAATCATAGTTTGAATGTATATTTTTTGgaatacagacacaaaaaaatccagaatattCCTCCCAGGCAAATCACACAAATTAGCCTTTTTTTGATGTGTCACGATCATATGTACTGTAGCCATGGTTACTCAGAATAAAGCTAGTTTCAGtcgtttttttaatctttgtttcaGTTGGTTTGATCAGCATTTAATTTAGAGTCTGAATTGTTATGTTAGATGATCTGACTTACTGTAATACCACGATACCTTGTTTGAGGCTCAGTAGATGCAAAATGATGAAGTTGTCCCACAAGCATCAGCCTGCACCGGAGGGAAAACAACCTGTGTTTTAAAGTCGGCGCGCAGGTGTTGAATTCCCTAAAGAGCACACCAGCTGCACGtctctgtcttctcctcctgcacGTCTTTCTTGCTAATGAAGCGGAAGCTGAAGCCAGACTggagaaaacatgcaaaaaaaaaaaagacgagagaTGACGCCAGTAAAAGTTAATTAGTTTGAGAAGTCGTGACAATctcagacagagacatacagggagtaaaaaaaaaaaaaaatcttttactTTGAGTACGTGATGATTTCAGATCTAGGTATAATCTCACTGATTAGATGGATTTAAATGAgaggtgtgtttttatttgtgttcaaAACAAGTCCCTGTTGGTTTTCATTACCAGATAGTCCAACCCGCCACAATGAGAGGGACCAGAGGAGCATGTTGGTGTGGTGCCCCAACGGTCAGCTGTCTGATGCCATGTGTAAGCTCTctatgcatgaacacacacacacactctcttcctCCCCTGCCGTGTCTCCTTTTGCTTCTTATGTCGTCATTTTTTGCTCTCAAAACTTTTTTCCTTCTCATCTCAGTGGACGAGTACATCCTGATGGCCAAAGAGAAACACGGATACAACATGGAGCAGGTATGgcacgacaaaaaaaaaatcacgagTCTGTCTGGTTTCAAGGcttgttttctgtctccctTCGTGGCCTGACCCTTTATTCGTCCCCTCGGTTCCTTCAGGCCCTGGGCATGTTGTTATGGCACAAACACGATGTGGAGCGCTCGCTCGCCGACCTGGCCAACTTCACCCCCTTTCCGGACGAGTGGACGGTGGAAGATAAAGTGCTTTTTGAGCAGGCCTTCAGCTTCCACGGCAAGAGCTTTCACCGTATCCAGCAGATGGTGAGAGGCCGCTCGGTGATATTCAGAACAGAATGCTTTAGTTTGATTTTCAGTTTGAATTTCAAAACTCGGCACtgaatgttttgatttgttttaattttctttagcTTCCAGACAAGCTGATCTCGAGCTTGGTGAAGTACTACTACAGCTGGAAGAAGACGAGGACCAGAACCTCAGTCATGGACCGACAGGCCAGGAGGCTGGTtagcaagagagagaaagaggacaggtaggaGAAACCCACCGACCTGTAGCGAGTCCGGGGGGAAAAACTCGTATTGGAGGGAAAGAGACGAGGGGAGGGGATGGACAGAAGGAAGAAACAATATTGTAGAAAGAACTGAGCAGGAAGGACAATAAACGTGtgcatttctttatttcccGTAGTAATGATGACCTGGAGGAAGGCGACCCTGGCAGTGACAGTGACTTTGAGATTGACACAAAGAAAGAGGTGAGCAATAAAAAATCTTAATAGTGTTTGTTTGCctgactgtgtatgtgtgtgtgcctgctggAATATAAAAATTGTTGTGATTTGTAAATCATGGATGCCTGAGGAGATGAGTCAGGCCAAATCGAGATCCCAATTTCGATCTCATTTATTATCCATGAATGTGATGCTGCACTCCTGAATTGCATTTCTTGTGAAAATGTAGCGTTGGGAAAGCTCCCAGGTTTTTATactatttgtgatttttttattttcttcgtCCCCACAGGCAGTGAAACAGAATCCAAACAACGCCAACTCCGACAAGGCGATGCCCAGCCGCTCTGGGCCGGTGAAAAAGGAAAGCATCGGGGCTCAGTACCGCCACCACCCGCTCCGGGCCCGCCGCAGGCCCCCCAAAGGCATGTACCTCGAGCAGGGAGACATCACGTCCCTGTCAGCTTCCAACGACGCAGGAGTGCTGACTGTACGGCAGCTGGACACACAGTTGGTATCTCTCAAGAGACAGGTATGTTACTAATGCATGTGCATCTTTTAAACCGGTCTTATCTTGGTGATATTGATCAGAGAATAAACTACTATTTATCTTTTGTAGAGGTGGTTTGGAGGAACAGCAATATGGTGATgctttcagggttttttttttatcagtaagAAGGGGAAGTTAACAGACCTCCAGAGTTTAAGGGTGAAAGAACAACCACAGTAATTAAATGTCACATTATAATGTGTCATGTAATGAAATGAGAGGTGTTTATAAGTAGATTAACAATCAACTGTagcaaataataaaatgatgtCACATGGAGTTGGAGCAGctggtgttaaaaaatataCTGTTACAAAGaatactgttgttgttgctgacaTCAAGGGTAAACTTATTTTTGGTTATTAGCATCAATCCCTGTTTTCTaacccttctctctctctctctctgtccctcctcgtTTCTCACAGGTTCAGTCGATTAAACAGAACAACAGTAGTTTGAAACAAAGTTTAAATGAAGGCGTTGGTACTTTCAAACCTGCTGAGgtacgttgttttttttttttttggtgtcgttctt is a window from the Labrus mixtus chromosome 23, fLabMix1.1, whole genome shotgun sequence genome containing:
- the rcor2 gene encoding REST corepressor 2; translated protein: MPSVMERSGSGVLSRSRAKTVTNGNSQPHSEEESSDEEHAHDSMIRVGGDYQAQIPEFKPDSPTRHNERDQRSMLVWCPNGQLSDAMLDEYILMAKEKHGYNMEQALGMLLWHKHDVERSLADLANFTPFPDEWTVEDKVLFEQAFSFHGKSFHRIQQMLPDKLISSLVKYYYSWKKTRTRTSVMDRQARRLVSKREKEDSNDDLEEGDPGSDSDFEIDTKKEAVKQNPNNANSDKAMPSRSGPVKKESIGAQYRHHPLRARRRPPKGMYLEQGDITSLSASNDAGVLTVRQLDTQLVSLKRQVQSIKQNNSSLKQSLNEGVGTFKPAEPAPKMNSRWTTEEQLLAVQAIRRYGKDFTAIAEVIGTKTPAQVSSFFVSYRRRFNLDEVLREWAAEQVATSRDQRDPRRSAEELSAATDGAADEDEVKMEDSPSDLAEGSSPPSSSSSSSQTPSSLSQPPPLLRPAPPSAPPSLLRQPPPLQTRPLQNRAPHNHPPPPLIRPAVTTSSTSANGSSSLRASPPSSTSTAVQVPPSLVGLKVEQPNSH